The following coding sequences are from one Lolium rigidum isolate FL_2022 chromosome 6, APGP_CSIRO_Lrig_0.1, whole genome shotgun sequence window:
- the LOC124667737 gene encoding putative F-box/FBD/LRR-repeat protein At4g03220 has protein sequence MDLSVELLKLSVADGGGEDRLSALPDDLLIHILVLVKDAAAAARTSILASRWRRLWPLLPELRFGSIEHHLIGAALAAHEAPDLSLILAHTKDASPESLSAWLPIAARSLSGAIQLKVVRLESETEAEAGDRGDIDLPCFKKATTIMLELGFLGLALPPSGVFAQLGDLKLVDIQLHGQSSGLGDLLSSQRCPSLRFLLVSDVRGLDSFNIQSDSLLHMKLSYLHHLKQLTVMAPALKKLKVSRCFADPLNPDLSVANISAPQLTSLGWKNIIEPSSTQLDKMMHLEKLGIELFIVEAEEVFEHNQYCMTLLRRFQRIHTLDLLIYYPPAICTGPYLMEHMPRLPDITSLELCVVANGHSFGANAFDVLRRCPGVKKLDLDFLSESQLEEQTMCPSGCICDQPQNWRTEELVLNCLEEIEIHDMRGTEHEVAFVQRIFYWTPVLKRMQIIFHESETESKAKELSQLLLSYADMKISSCMILGHHFVAHTGFSAAALPLG, from the exons ATGGATCTCAGCGTCGAGCTGCTGAAGCTTTCGGTtgccgatggcggcggcgaggaccgCCTTAGTGCTCTACCAGACGACCTGCTCATCCACATCCTTGTTCTTGTCAAGGACGCCGCCGCAGCCGCTCGGACCAGCATCCTCGCCAGCCGCTGGCGCCGCCTCTGGCCCCTCCTTCCGGAGCTCAGATTCGGCTCAATCGAGCACCACCTCATAGGCGCCGCGCTCGCAGCACATGAGGCGCCGGACCTAAGCCTCATCTTGGCGCACACAAAGGATGCATCTCCAGAGTCACTCTCAGCTTGGCTCCCCATCGCCGCGCGCAGCCTCTCTGGGGCCATACAACTCAAGGTAGTGCGGCTGGAGAGTGAGACCGAGGCCGAGGCCGGGGACAGAGGCGACATTGATCTACCTTGCTTCAAGAAGGCTACCACCATAATGCTCGAGCTTGGGTTTCTTGGCCTCGCCCTACCGCCATCCGGAGTTTTCGCCCAGCTCGGTGATCTGAAGTTGGTTGACATCCAGCTACATGGTCAGTCAAGCGGGCTCGGTGATCTTCTCTCCTCCCAGCGGTGCCCATCCTTACGGTTCCTCCTCGTCAGTGATGTCCGGGGTCTGGACAGCTTCAACATCCAGTCGGACTCTCTGCTACACATGAAGCTGTCGTATCTGCATCACTTAAAGCAGCTCACTGTCATGGCACCGGCTCTCAAAAAGTTAAAAGTGAGCAGGTGCTTTGCAGATCCTCTGAATCCAGATCTATCAGTTGCCAACATCTCAGCCCCTCAGCTGACATCACTTGGGTGGAAGAATATTATTGAACCAAGTTCTACCCAGCTTGACAAGATGATGCATCTCGAAAAGCTAGGCATCGAACTTTTTATTGTAGAGGCAGAGGAGGTTTTTGAACACAATCAGTATTGCATGACGCTTTTGCGGCGCTTTCAGCGCATCCACACTCTTGATCTCCTGATTTACTATCCACCG GCCATATGTACAGGGCCATACTTGATGGAACACATGCCAAGGCTTCCTGATATTACATCTTTGGAGTTGTGTGTAGTAGCAAATGGGCATTCCTTTGGAGCCAACGCATTTGATGTTCTAAGGAGGTGTCCTGGTGTAAAAAAGCTGGATCTTGATTTTCTGTCAGAAAGTCAACTCGAG GAACAAACTATGTGCCCATCAGGTTGCATCTGTGATCAGCCACAAAACTGGAGAACGGAGGAGCTTGTGCTGAATTGCCTTGAAGAAATAGAAATCCATGATATGAGGGGCACTGAGCATGAAGTTGCGTTCGTGCAACGGATATTCTATTGGACACCAGTACTAAAAAGGATGCAAATAATTTTCCATGAGTCAGAAACTGAAAGCAAGGCCAAAGAGCTCAGCCAGTTATTACTAAGCTACGCTGACATGAAAATTAGTAGTTGCATGATACTTGGGCACCACTTTGTTGCTCACACTGGCTTCAGTGCAGCAGCTTTACCTCTGGGATGA